In one window of Cupriavidus necator N-1 DNA:
- the rmuC gene encoding DNA recombination protein RmuC, whose protein sequence is MTLIPFLTLAVALLAVALLVIVLLRQQAASPGAELGRQLTDMRAESARGMERLEREVRTEVAGAARGNRDESAQQMLRFQQALSSQLTGIATLQNNQIDTFAQQLAKLTETNTQQLEQVRQHMMLQGQQARDEQAGTLRRFGDGLQQQLAQMSEANERRLAEVRATLEKKLQDIEANNAAKLEEMRRTVDEKLHATLEQRLGESFRLVSDRLEQVHRGLGEMQVLAQGVGDLKKVLTNVKSRGTWGEVQLEMLLEQMLTPEQYGKNVETVRNSGARVEFAIRLPGKAAGGDNAPVWLPVDAKFPKEQYERLVDAQERGDPDGVLAFGRELEVALRREAQTIAEKYLSPPQTTDFAILFLPTEGLYAEVLRRPGLTDLLQRDYRVTVAGPTTLTALLNSLQMGFRTLALEKRSSEVWEVLGAVKTEFGKFGDVLAKTRDTLERAARNIEQAEVRTRQMARKLRTVEALPGEAAQQVLGLNAAEAADAPEAAEDNGG, encoded by the coding sequence ATGACCCTGATTCCGTTCCTGACGCTGGCCGTGGCGCTGCTCGCGGTCGCCCTGCTGGTTATCGTACTGCTGCGCCAGCAGGCTGCCTCGCCGGGGGCCGAGCTTGGCCGGCAACTGACCGACATGCGCGCGGAAAGCGCGCGCGGCATGGAGCGGCTGGAGCGCGAGGTGCGCACCGAAGTGGCCGGGGCCGCGCGCGGCAACCGCGACGAGTCGGCGCAGCAGATGCTGCGCTTCCAGCAGGCGCTGTCGTCGCAGCTGACCGGCATCGCCACGCTGCAGAACAACCAGATCGACACCTTCGCGCAGCAACTGGCCAAGCTGACCGAGACCAATACCCAGCAGCTCGAGCAGGTGCGCCAGCACATGATGCTGCAGGGCCAGCAGGCGCGCGACGAGCAGGCCGGCACGCTGCGCCGCTTCGGCGACGGGCTGCAGCAGCAGCTGGCGCAGATGTCCGAAGCCAACGAGCGGCGCCTGGCCGAAGTGCGCGCCACGCTGGAGAAGAAGCTGCAGGACATCGAGGCCAACAACGCCGCCAAGCTGGAGGAAATGCGCCGCACCGTCGACGAGAAGCTGCACGCCACGCTGGAGCAGCGCCTGGGCGAATCCTTCCGGCTGGTGTCGGACCGGCTCGAGCAGGTGCACCGCGGCCTGGGCGAGATGCAGGTGCTGGCGCAGGGCGTGGGCGACCTGAAGAAGGTGCTGACCAATGTGAAGTCGCGTGGCACCTGGGGCGAAGTCCAGCTGGAAATGCTGCTGGAGCAGATGCTGACGCCGGAGCAGTACGGCAAGAATGTCGAGACCGTGCGCAACTCGGGCGCGCGGGTGGAGTTCGCCATCCGGCTGCCGGGCAAGGCGGCGGGTGGCGACAATGCGCCGGTCTGGCTGCCGGTCGACGCCAAGTTTCCCAAGGAACAGTACGAGCGCCTGGTGGACGCGCAGGAGCGGGGCGACCCGGACGGCGTGCTCGCTTTCGGCCGCGAACTGGAAGTGGCCCTGCGGCGCGAGGCCCAGACCATCGCCGAGAAATACCTGTCGCCGCCCCAGACCACGGATTTCGCCATCCTGTTCCTGCCGACCGAGGGTTTGTATGCTGAAGTGCTGCGGCGCCCGGGCCTGACCGACCTGCTGCAGCGCGACTACCGCGTGACCGTGGCCGGGCCGACCACGCTGACCGCGCTGCTGAACAGCCTGCAGATGGGCTTCCGCACGCTGGCGCTGGAAAAGCGTTCAAGCGAGGTGTGGGAGGTGCTGGGCGCGGTCAAGACCGAGTTCGGCAAGTTTGGCGACGTGCTGGCCAAGACGCGCGATACGCTGGAACGCGCCGCGCGCAATATCGAGCAGGCTGAAGTGCGCACGCGCCAGATGGCGCGCAAGCTGCGCACGGTGGAAGCGCTGCCGGGCGAGGCCGCGCAGCAGGTGCTTGGCCTCAATGCCGCAGAAGCGGCGGACGCGCCGGAGGCCGCCGAAGACAACGGCGGCTGA
- the moaA gene encoding GTP 3',8-cyclase MoaA: protein MTESVIPIFDLRDHRYRSMTPSIPGKLAAPTGLVADTRGRPLHDLRISVTDRCNFRCVYCMPKEVFDKDYTFLPHSELLSFEEIERTARLFVAHGVEKIRLTGGEPLLRKNIEHLVEMLAKIETVSGKPLDLTLTTNASLLARKARALRDAGLTRVSVSLDAIDDATFRRMNDVDFAVADVLHGIETAQAVGLAPIKVNMVVKHGTNDQEIVPMARHFRHSGIILRFIEFMDVGASNHWQMDEVLPSAEVVKRIDAEFPLEPVQANYSGETAERWRYRDGSGEIGVISSVTHAFCGDCSRIRLSTEGRLYLCLFATEGFDLRALLRGGYSDLEISNAIAQVWQGRTDNYSEQRSDPTVRAKRAERKIEMSYIGG from the coding sequence ATGACCGAATCCGTCATTCCGATTTTCGACCTGCGCGACCATCGCTACCGCTCGATGACGCCCAGCATTCCCGGCAAGCTGGCTGCCCCCACCGGCCTGGTGGCAGACACCCGCGGCCGGCCGCTGCATGACCTGCGCATCTCGGTGACGGACCGCTGCAACTTCCGCTGCGTCTACTGCATGCCGAAGGAAGTCTTCGACAAGGACTACACCTTCCTGCCGCATTCCGAGTTGCTGAGCTTCGAGGAGATCGAGCGCACCGCGCGCCTGTTCGTCGCCCACGGCGTCGAGAAGATCCGCCTGACCGGCGGCGAGCCGCTGCTGCGCAAGAACATCGAGCACCTGGTGGAGATGCTGGCGAAGATCGAGACCGTCTCGGGCAAGCCGCTGGACCTGACGCTCACCACCAACGCCTCGCTACTGGCGCGCAAGGCGCGCGCGCTGCGCGACGCCGGACTGACGCGCGTCAGCGTCAGCCTGGACGCGATCGACGACGCCACCTTCCGCCGCATGAACGACGTGGACTTCGCCGTCGCCGACGTGCTGCACGGCATCGAGACCGCGCAGGCCGTGGGACTGGCGCCGATCAAGGTCAACATGGTGGTCAAGCACGGCACCAACGACCAGGAAATCGTGCCGATGGCGCGCCACTTCCGCCACAGCGGCATCATCCTGCGCTTTATCGAGTTCATGGACGTGGGCGCCAGCAACCACTGGCAGATGGATGAAGTGCTGCCGTCCGCCGAGGTGGTGAAGCGCATCGATGCGGAATTTCCGCTCGAACCGGTGCAGGCCAACTACTCCGGCGAAACCGCCGAACGCTGGCGCTACCGCGACGGCAGCGGCGAGATCGGCGTGATCTCCAGCGTCACCCACGCCTTCTGCGGCGACTGCAGCCGCATCCGGCTGTCCACCGAAGGCCGGCTCTACCTGTGCCTGTTCGCGACCGAGGGCTTCGACCTGCGCGCGCTGCTGCGCGGCGGCTACAGCGACCTGGAAATCTCCAATGCGATTGCGCAGGTGTGGCAGGGCCGCACCGACAATTATTCCGAGCAGCGCAGCGACCCGACGGTGCGCGCCAAGCGTGCCGAGCGCAAGATCGAGATGTCCTATATCGGCGGCTGA
- the moeA gene encoding molybdopterin molybdotransferase MoeA has translation MPTLQSVISCLSDYDPAALPVDQANRIIGEVVEPVRGVEQLPIRSALDRVLAEDIVSAIDVPAHDNSAMDGYAFQGAALAAAQTATVELEVIGSAFAGGAGALAPTAAQAVRIMTGAVMPAGCDTVVPQEFVEAVDDGARIRFAADCVRTGDNRRLRGEDLALGQAALQAGRILQPADLGLLASLGVAEVRVRRRLRVAFFSTGDELRSIGEPLDPGCVYDSNRYTLHGMLRRMNVDLLDMGVVRDDPDALEAAFRTACETADAVITSGGVSVGEADYTKQIMARLGDVTFWKIAMRPGRPMAFGRINSNGRDALLFGLPGNPVAVMVTFYHFVRAALQRLMGASVAPLPLLRVRSAQAIRKKPGRTEYQRGILARAGDGQWEVRITGQQGSGVLRSMSEANCFIVLGHEQDSVKAGDAVEVMLFDGLV, from the coding sequence ATGCCCACCCTGCAATCCGTCATCTCCTGCCTTTCCGACTACGACCCCGCCGCCCTGCCGGTGGACCAGGCCAACCGCATCATCGGCGAGGTGGTCGAGCCGGTGCGCGGCGTCGAGCAGTTGCCGATCCGCAGCGCCCTGGACCGCGTGCTGGCCGAGGACATCGTATCGGCCATCGACGTGCCGGCGCATGACAACTCGGCGATGGACGGCTATGCCTTCCAGGGCGCCGCGCTGGCTGCCGCGCAGACCGCCACGGTCGAGCTGGAAGTCATCGGCAGCGCCTTCGCCGGAGGTGCCGGCGCGCTGGCGCCCACGGCGGCGCAGGCGGTGCGCATCATGACCGGCGCGGTGATGCCGGCCGGCTGCGACACCGTGGTGCCGCAGGAATTCGTGGAAGCCGTGGACGACGGCGCGCGCATCCGCTTTGCCGCCGACTGCGTGCGCACCGGCGACAACCGGCGCCTGCGCGGCGAAGACCTGGCGCTCGGCCAAGCCGCGCTGCAGGCCGGGCGCATCCTCCAACCCGCCGACCTGGGCCTGCTGGCCTCGCTGGGCGTGGCCGAGGTGCGCGTGCGCCGGCGCCTGCGCGTGGCGTTTTTCTCCACCGGCGACGAGCTGCGCTCGATCGGCGAGCCGCTCGATCCCGGCTGCGTCTACGACTCCAACCGCTACACGCTGCACGGCATGCTGCGCCGGATGAACGTCGACCTGCTCGACATGGGCGTGGTGCGCGACGACCCCGACGCGCTCGAAGCCGCCTTCCGCACCGCCTGCGAGACCGCCGACGCGGTCATCACCTCCGGTGGCGTCTCGGTCGGCGAGGCCGACTACACCAAGCAGATCATGGCGCGCCTGGGCGATGTCACGTTCTGGAAGATCGCGATGCGCCCGGGCCGGCCGATGGCCTTCGGCCGCATCAATTCCAACGGTCGCGACGCGCTGCTGTTCGGGCTGCCGGGCAACCCGGTGGCGGTGATGGTGACCTTCTACCACTTCGTGCGCGCCGCGCTGCAGCGGCTGATGGGCGCCAGCGTGGCACCGCTACCACTGCTGCGCGTGCGCAGCGCGCAAGCCATCCGCAAGAAGCCCGGCCGCACCGAGTACCAGCGCGGCATCCTGGCGCGCGCCGGCGACGGCCAGTGGGAAGTGCGCATTACCGGCCAGCAGGGCTCGGGCGTGCTGCGCTCGATGAGCGAGGCCAACTGCTTTATCGTGCTCGGCCACGAACAAGACTCGGTCAAGGCCGGCGATGCGGTCGAGGTGATGCTGTTCGACGGACTGGTCTAG
- a CDS encoding LutC/YkgG family protein — protein sequence METNDARDRIFARIRAAQGRPTRPSAGEREAVADYLSRHPQGPRPAVAADLAEAFLAQAQRMASTVDRVATMDEVPAATARFLDSLNLVHRAVAWDALGPLPWQAAGLAVECRPPVREVEADHDHGDLVGITGCFCAIAETGSLMLLSGPATFASAALLPETHVAVVPRSRIVAGLEDAFALVRSERGELPRATNIISGPSRTGDIEQTIVLGAHGPYRVHVILVDEA from the coding sequence ATGGAAACCAACGACGCCCGCGACCGCATCTTTGCCCGCATCCGTGCTGCCCAGGGCAGGCCGACCCGGCCGAGCGCGGGTGAGCGCGAGGCCGTGGCCGACTACCTGTCGCGCCACCCGCAGGGCCCGCGCCCGGCGGTGGCGGCCGACCTGGCCGAGGCCTTCCTGGCCCAGGCGCAGCGCATGGCCTCGACCGTGGACCGCGTGGCGACGATGGACGAGGTGCCCGCCGCCACCGCGCGCTTCCTCGACAGCCTGAACCTGGTCCACCGTGCCGTGGCGTGGGACGCGCTGGGCCCGCTGCCGTGGCAGGCCGCGGGGCTGGCGGTGGAATGCCGCCCGCCGGTGCGCGAGGTCGAGGCCGACCACGATCATGGCGACCTGGTCGGCATTACCGGCTGCTTCTGCGCGATTGCCGAGACCGGCTCGCTGATGCTGCTGTCGGGCCCGGCCACCTTTGCCTCGGCCGCGCTGCTGCCCGAGACCCACGTGGCGGTGGTGCCGCGCTCGCGCATTGTCGCCGGCCTGGAAGACGCCTTTGCGCTGGTGCGCAGCGAGCGCGGCGAACTGCCGCGCGCCACCAATATCATCAGCGGGCCTTCCCGCACGGGCGATATCGAGCAGACCATCGTGCTCGGCGCCCATGGCCCATACCGCGTGCATGTGATCCTGGTCGACGAGGCCTGA
- a CDS encoding 2-hydroxyacid dehydrogenase, with amino-acid sequence MKPSVLVTRAIYPEVIAHLAQYFDVDDNQQDAVLDAAALKARLAGKAGVLANAADRIDGDVVAGLPALRAVCNMAVGYNNLDVPALTAAGIVATNTPDVLTETTADFGWALLMATARRVTEAEHYLRAGKWQRWSYDMLVGMDLYGSTLGILGMGRIGQALARRASGFGMSVLYHNRSQLPADTERALNARYVSKEDLLRQSDHLLLVLPYGPQSHHAIGAAELALMKPTATLVNLARGGIVDDAALAQALRDKRIFGAGLDVFEGEPGVHPDLLTVPNVVLTPHIASASEKTRRAMAMLAADNLIAALDQGPQAGHPSTVINPDVMSRRR; translated from the coding sequence ATGAAGCCGTCTGTCCTGGTCACCCGCGCCATCTATCCCGAAGTCATTGCGCACCTGGCGCAGTATTTCGATGTCGACGACAACCAGCAGGACGCGGTGCTGGACGCCGCCGCGCTGAAGGCGCGCCTGGCGGGCAAGGCCGGCGTGCTGGCCAACGCTGCCGACCGCATCGACGGCGACGTGGTCGCCGGGCTGCCGGCGCTGCGTGCGGTGTGCAATATGGCGGTCGGCTACAACAACCTGGACGTGCCGGCGCTGACAGCCGCCGGCATCGTCGCCACCAATACGCCGGACGTGCTGACCGAAACAACCGCCGACTTCGGCTGGGCCCTGCTGATGGCCACCGCGCGCCGCGTGACCGAGGCCGAGCACTACCTGCGCGCCGGCAAGTGGCAGCGCTGGAGCTACGACATGCTGGTCGGCATGGACCTGTACGGCAGCACGCTGGGCATCCTCGGCATGGGCCGCATCGGCCAGGCGCTGGCGCGCCGCGCGAGCGGGTTTGGCATGAGCGTGCTGTACCACAACCGCAGCCAGCTGCCGGCGGACACCGAGCGCGCGCTCAACGCGCGCTATGTCAGCAAGGAAGACCTGCTGCGCCAGTCCGACCACCTGCTGCTGGTGCTGCCCTATGGCCCGCAGAGCCACCATGCCATCGGCGCGGCCGAGTTGGCGCTGATGAAGCCGACCGCGACGCTGGTGAACCTGGCGCGCGGCGGCATCGTCGACGACGCCGCGCTGGCGCAGGCGCTACGTGACAAGCGCATCTTCGGCGCCGGCCTGGATGTGTTCGAGGGCGAGCCCGGTGTTCATCCGGACCTGCTGACGGTGCCCAACGTCGTGCTCACGCCGCATATCGCCAGCGCGTCCGAGAAGACCCGCCGTGCGATGGCGATGCTGGCCGCCGACAACCTGATCGCCGCGCTCGACCAGGGCCCGCAGGCCGGCCATCCGTCCACCGTGATCAACCCCGACGTCATGTCGCGGCGCCGCTAA
- a CDS encoding Rne/Rng family ribonuclease produces the protein MKRMLFNATQQEELRVAIVDGQKLIDIDIETAGREQRKGNIYKGVITRIEPSLEACFVNYGEERHGFLPFKEVARAFFKEGIDVRNARIQDALHEGQELIVQVEKEERGNKGAALTTFISLAGRYLVLMPNNPRGGGVSRRIEGEDRQELRETMAQLTVPEGMSIIARTAGIGRSAEELQWDLNYLLQLWKAIDGAAGDNKAPLLIYLESSLVIRAIRDYFQPDIGEILIDTDEIYEQARAFMSVVMPDNMNRVKKYRDDVPLFSRFQIEHQIESAYSRMVMLPSGGAIVIDHTEALVSVDVNSARATKGADIEETALRTNLEAADEIARQLRLRDLGGLIVIDFIDMESGKAQKDVETRLKDALRHDRARVQMGKISRFGLMELSRQRLRPSLSEGSHITCPRCNGTGHIRDTESSALQVLRIIQEEAMKENTAAIHCQVPVEVAAFLLNEKRQEINLIELRFKVNVLLIPNKHLETPHYKLERLRHDDPRLEESTASYRMAEAAAKELEADTSYSSRRKEEAKPRQEAAVKGITPEQPAPVSVPRPERAPKPEAPVAPPVPATQPVVSGGFIAWLKGLFGARPATPPVVEPAKPAAATETRSAEGRRERGQRGEGRGQRGERGDRAERGERTERGERGERQGRGQRGDRAERAERGERQGAERGEQREGRGERQGRQPRQQGEGQATPALARQGEAVQAERAQGERVEGRQEGRRDRNQERRERQRERQRERSELREAEAGEAPQPEAIAAAQALGVLPQAVTEETQAVRAELPEGAESAAETAEGEERRRRNRRGRNRYRRERDESAQGAQGEGEGDEEAAAAEGVAPVRAEAAVPAEPAPQAAVAVAVAAAAEAVEAIRIAVPEDVAPAPVAEAAPLTAPAAEPVPQQAAPVAVAVTEAVAAEAIVETTASVAVEAAPVVPAPAAAPVAAPVAEAAPAEVFAPAAPVVAAAPAAPAASATPAALENLEPMLATAGLQWVHTDSDKLRSAQEAAARMAPAPRVQRERKALPPLPHGPMILVETGGREVEMASQQ, from the coding sequence ATGAAACGCATGCTGTTCAACGCGACGCAACAGGAAGAATTGCGCGTCGCCATTGTCGACGGTCAGAAACTGATCGATATCGACATCGAGACTGCCGGGCGCGAACAGCGCAAGGGCAACATCTACAAGGGTGTCATCACCCGCATCGAACCCTCGCTGGAAGCCTGCTTCGTCAACTACGGCGAAGAGCGCCACGGCTTCCTGCCGTTCAAGGAAGTAGCCCGCGCCTTCTTCAAGGAAGGCATCGACGTGCGCAACGCGCGCATCCAGGATGCCCTGCATGAAGGCCAGGAACTGATCGTCCAGGTCGAGAAGGAAGAGCGCGGCAACAAGGGCGCGGCCCTGACCACCTTTATCTCGCTGGCCGGCCGCTACCTGGTGCTGATGCCCAACAACCCGCGCGGCGGCGGAGTGTCGCGCCGCATCGAGGGCGAGGACCGGCAGGAACTGCGTGAAACCATGGCGCAGCTGACCGTGCCGGAAGGCATGAGCATCATCGCCCGGACCGCCGGCATCGGCCGCTCGGCCGAGGAACTGCAGTGGGACCTGAACTACCTGCTGCAACTGTGGAAGGCCATCGACGGCGCCGCCGGCGACAACAAGGCTCCGCTGCTGATCTACCTGGAATCGAGCCTGGTCATCCGCGCCATCCGCGATTACTTCCAGCCGGATATCGGCGAGATCCTGATCGATACCGACGAGATCTACGAACAGGCCCGCGCCTTCATGAGCGTGGTGATGCCTGACAACATGAACCGCGTGAAGAAGTACCGGGACGACGTGCCGCTCTTCTCGCGCTTCCAGATCGAACACCAGATCGAGTCGGCCTACTCGCGCATGGTGATGCTGCCCTCTGGCGGCGCCATCGTGATCGACCACACCGAGGCGCTGGTCTCCGTGGACGTGAACTCGGCCCGCGCCACCAAGGGCGCCGACATCGAGGAAACCGCGCTGCGCACCAACCTCGAGGCCGCCGACGAGATCGCCCGCCAGCTGCGCCTGCGCGACCTGGGCGGCCTGATCGTGATCGACTTCATCGACATGGAGTCGGGCAAGGCCCAGAAGGACGTGGAAACGCGCCTGAAGGACGCGCTGCGCCACGACCGCGCGCGCGTGCAGATGGGCAAGATCAGCCGCTTCGGCCTGATGGAGCTGTCGCGCCAGCGCCTGCGTCCGTCGCTGTCGGAGGGCTCGCACATCACTTGCCCGCGCTGCAACGGCACCGGCCATATCCGCGATACCGAATCGTCCGCCCTGCAGGTGCTGCGCATCATTCAGGAAGAGGCGATGAAGGAAAACACCGCCGCCATCCACTGCCAGGTGCCGGTGGAGGTAGCCGCCTTCCTGCTGAACGAGAAGCGCCAGGAAATCAACCTGATCGAGCTGCGCTTCAAGGTCAATGTGCTGCTGATCCCCAACAAGCACCTGGAAACGCCGCACTACAAGCTGGAGCGCCTGCGCCACGACGACCCGCGCCTGGAAGAGAGCACCGCCAGCTACCGCATGGCCGAGGCTGCCGCCAAGGAACTGGAAGCCGACACCAGCTACAGCAGCCGCCGCAAGGAAGAAGCCAAGCCGCGCCAGGAAGCCGCGGTCAAGGGCATCACCCCGGAACAGCCGGCGCCGGTATCGGTGCCGCGCCCCGAGCGCGCGCCCAAGCCGGAAGCCCCGGTCGCCCCGCCCGTGCCGGCCACCCAGCCGGTGGTCAGCGGCGGCTTTATCGCCTGGCTGAAGGGCCTGTTCGGTGCCCGTCCGGCGACCCCGCCGGTGGTGGAGCCGGCCAAGCCGGCAGCTGCAACCGAGACCCGTAGCGCCGAAGGACGGCGCGAGCGCGGCCAGCGCGGCGAAGGCCGCGGCCAGCGTGGTGAGCGTGGCGACCGCGCCGAACGTGGTGAGCGCACGGAACGTGGTGAGCGTGGCGAGCGCCAGGGCCGTGGCCAGCGCGGCGACCGTGCCGAGCGCGCGGAACGTGGTGAGCGCCAGGGTGCCGAGCGCGGCGAGCAACGCGAGGGCCGTGGCGAACGCCAGGGCCGCCAGCCGCGCCAGCAAGGTGAAGGCCAGGCCACCCCGGCCCTGGCCCGCCAGGGCGAGGCCGTGCAAGCCGAGCGTGCCCAGGGCGAACGCGTGGAGGGCCGTCAGGAAGGCCGCCGCGACCGCAACCAGGAACGCCGCGAGCGCCAGCGTGAACGCCAGCGCGAACGCAGCGAACTGCGCGAAGCCGAAGCCGGTGAAGCACCGCAGCCGGAAGCCATCGCCGCCGCCCAGGCCCTGGGCGTGCTGCCCCAGGCCGTGACCGAAGAGACGCAAGCCGTCCGCGCCGAGCTGCCGGAAGGTGCCGAGAGCGCCGCCGAGACCGCTGAGGGCGAAGAGCGCCGTCGCCGCAACCGCCGTGGCCGCAACCGCTATCGCCGTGAGCGCGACGAGTCGGCGCAAGGTGCCCAGGGTGAAGGCGAAGGCGACGAAGAAGCCGCCGCTGCCGAAGGCGTTGCCCCGGTGCGCGCTGAAGCCGCCGTGCCGGCCGAGCCCGCACCGCAAGCTGCCGTGGCCGTGGCCGTGGCCGCCGCAGCCGAGGCCGTCGAAGCGATCCGCATCGCCGTGCCGGAAGACGTGGCGCCCGCGCCGGTCGCCGAGGCCGCCCCGCTGACCGCGCCGGCTGCCGAGCCCGTGCCCCAGCAAGCTGCCCCGGTAGCCGTTGCCGTCACAGAAGCCGTTGCCGCCGAAGCGATCGTCGAAACCACCGCAAGCGTGGCCGTCGAAGCGGCTCCGGTCGTGCCGGCACCTGCCGCTGCACCGGTCGCCGCCCCTGTGGCCGAAGCCGCACCGGCCGAGGTGTTCGCCCCAGCAGCCCCGGTGGTTGCTGCAGCGCCGGCCGCACCGGCGGCGTCGGCCACCCCGGCAGCACTGGAGAACCTGGAACCGATGCTGGCCACCGCCGGCCTGCAATGGGTCCATACCGACAGCGACAAGCTGCGTTCGGCCCAGGAAGCCGCCGCCCGCATGGCGCCCGCCCCGCGCGTGCAGCGCGAGCGCAAGGCGCTGCCGCCGCTGCCCCACGGCCCGATGATCCTGGTGGAAACCGGTGGCCGCGAAGTGGAGATGGCGTCGCAGCAGTAA
- the mobA gene encoding molybdenum cofactor guanylyltransferase MobA: MIARDDITGLILAGGRGSRMGGTDKGLQPLHGTPMAMHTMMRLTPQVGGLMINANRNLAAYESFGVPVYTDSVPDFAGPLAGMLAGLEQCATPWMVTAPCDSPFLPTDLVARLAQAIETEGADLAIPVTLDQDGRRQTQPVFCLMPVSALDSLVAYLSGGGRKIETWAASHRLAEVLFDDAAAFANINTLDELRTHETR, translated from the coding sequence ATGATTGCACGCGACGACATCACCGGCCTGATCCTCGCAGGCGGCAGGGGCAGCCGCATGGGCGGCACCGACAAGGGCCTGCAGCCGCTGCACGGCACGCCGATGGCCATGCACACGATGATGCGCCTGACCCCCCAGGTGGGCGGGCTGATGATCAATGCCAACCGCAACCTGGCCGCCTATGAGTCCTTCGGCGTGCCGGTCTACACCGACTCCGTGCCCGACTTCGCCGGCCCGCTCGCGGGGATGCTGGCCGGCCTGGAGCAATGCGCCACGCCGTGGATGGTGACCGCGCCCTGCGATTCGCCGTTCCTGCCGACCGACCTGGTGGCACGCTTGGCGCAGGCGATCGAGACCGAAGGCGCGGACCTGGCGATCCCCGTCACGCTGGACCAGGACGGCCGGCGCCAGACCCAACCTGTGTTCTGCCTGATGCCGGTCAGTGCGCTCGACAGCCTGGTGGCTTATCTTTCCGGCGGCGGCCGCAAGATCGAGACCTGGGCCGCCTCGCACCGGCTGGCCGAAGTGCTGTTCGACGACGCCGCGGCCTTTGCCAATATCAACACCTTGGACGAACTGCGCACGCACGAAACGCGCTGA
- a CDS encoding sodium:proton antiporter, which yields MRRASVLLPLLAALAAFPAVGHAADLDGASLSSLWGLPFAGILLSIAVWPLVAPKFWHHHYGKIAAGWGLLFLLPFAAAFGTHAAVASAVHALLAEYIPFIVLIASLYIVAGGICVRGNLHGTPGLNTGILALGTLLASFMGTTGAAMLLIRPLLRANDNRRHVAHVVVFFIFLVANAGGSLTPLGDPPLFLGFLKGVDFFWTMRNIFPETVFICVVLLALFYLLDRHYYHNKEEELPPRSDPTPDSGGIAIEGKFNFVLLLAVIGLVLMSGLWKPGISFDILGTEVPLQAAVRDALLVVVAVVSLLVTPQTARAGNEFNWEPILEVGKLFAGIFLTIIPVIAMLKAGTDGAFSGVIRAVSDSNGQPVDSMYFWATGLLSSFLDNAPTYLVFFNTAGGDAATLMTRDASTLAAISAGAVFMGANTYIGNAPNLMVKAIAENRGVRMPSFFGYMLYAGIFLMPLFVIMTFLFFRV from the coding sequence ATGCGACGTGCCTCCGTGCTGTTGCCGCTGCTGGCCGCGCTGGCCGCCTTTCCCGCCGTCGGCCATGCCGCGGACCTTGACGGGGCGTCGCTGTCCTCGCTGTGGGGGCTGCCGTTCGCCGGCATCCTGCTGTCGATCGCGGTGTGGCCGCTGGTTGCGCCCAAGTTCTGGCACCACCACTATGGCAAGATCGCCGCGGGCTGGGGGTTGCTGTTCCTGCTGCCGTTCGCGGCAGCGTTCGGCACCCATGCGGCTGTGGCCAGCGCGGTGCACGCGCTGCTGGCGGAGTACATCCCGTTCATCGTTCTGATCGCCTCGCTGTATATCGTGGCCGGTGGCATCTGCGTGCGCGGCAACCTGCACGGCACGCCCGGGCTCAATACCGGCATCCTGGCGCTGGGCACGCTGCTGGCCAGCTTCATGGGCACCACCGGCGCGGCCATGCTGCTGATCCGGCCGCTGCTGCGTGCCAATGACAACCGCCGCCACGTGGCGCACGTGGTGGTGTTCTTTATCTTCCTGGTGGCCAATGCCGGCGGCTCGCTGACGCCGCTGGGCGATCCGCCGCTGTTCCTGGGCTTCCTGAAGGGCGTGGACTTCTTCTGGACCATGCGCAACATCTTCCCGGAGACGGTCTTTATTTGCGTGGTGCTGCTGGCGCTGTTCTACCTGCTCGACCGTCACTACTACCACAACAAGGAAGAGGAACTGCCGCCGCGCAGCGACCCCACGCCGGACTCGGGCGGCATCGCCATCGAAGGGAAGTTCAACTTCGTGCTGCTGCTGGCCGTGATCGGCCTGGTGCTGATGAGCGGGCTGTGGAAGCCGGGCATCTCGTTCGACATCCTGGGCACCGAGGTGCCGCTGCAGGCCGCGGTGCGCGATGCGCTCCTGGTGGTGGTGGCGGTAGTGTCGCTGCTGGTGACGCCGCAGACGGCGCGCGCCGGCAATGAATTCAACTGGGAGCCGATCCTGGAAGTCGGCAAGCTCTTTGCCGGCATCTTCCTGACCATCATTCCAGTCATCGCCATGCTCAAGGCCGGCACCGACGGCGCCTTCTCCGGCGTGATCCGCGCGGTCAGCGACAGCAACGGCCAGCCGGTCGACAGCATGTACTTCTGGGCCACCGGTCTGCTGTCCTCGTTCCTGGACAACGCGCCGACCTACCTGGTGTTCTTCAACACCGCCGGTGGCGACGCGGCCACGCTGATGACGCGCGATGCCTCGACGCTGGCCGCGATCTCGGCCGGGGCCGTGTTCATGGGCGCCAATACCTATATCGGCAATGCTCCCAACCTGATGGTCAAAGCCATTGCCGAGAACCGCGGCGTGCGCATGCCGAGCTTCTTCGGCTACATGCTGTACGCGGGCATCTTCCTGATGCCGCTGTTCGTCATCATGACCTTCCTTTTCTTCCGAGTTTGA